From the Candidatus Zixiibacteriota bacterium genome, one window contains:
- a CDS encoding sigma-70 family RNA polymerase sigma factor, which yields MIEDESALIAAALKGDQKACAQLVDTHRAAIFHIINRIVHNDEAARDLAQETFMKAFASLGSYRSEYRFSTWLYKIAANSSIDYLRKRRIQALSLDSPVETGDGRMEIEVPDDTHNPELELVRKQQRFSIDEAIDSLPPKYREVIIYRHKDDKSYEEIADLLVIPVGTVKARIFRARELLKRKLKNI from the coding sequence TTGATCGAGGACGAATCAGCGCTCATTGCCGCCGCTTTGAAGGGAGACCAGAAGGCCTGTGCGCAACTGGTCGATACCCACCGGGCCGCGATTTTTCATATCATAAATCGTATCGTTCACAACGATGAAGCCGCGCGCGACCTGGCCCAGGAAACCTTTATGAAGGCCTTCGCCTCGCTGGGCTCCTACCGCTCGGAGTACCGTTTTTCCACCTGGCTTTACAAAATTGCGGCCAACTCCTCGATCGATTACCTTCGCAAACGGCGCATACAGGCGCTGTCTCTGGATTCCCCTGTGGAAACCGGCGACGGCCGGATGGAAATAGAGGTCCCGGACGACACCCACAACCCCGAGCTGGAGCTGGTCCGCAAGCAGCAGCGCTTTTCGATAGACGAGGCGATTGATTCCCTACCGCCCAAGTACCGGGAAGTCATTATCTATCGGCACAAGGACGATAAATCCTACGAGGAAATAGCCGATTTACTGGTTATACCGGTCGGGACGGTCAAAGCCCGCATTTTCAGGGCGCGGGAGCTTCTAAAGCGGAAACTCAAGAACATTTAG
- a CDS encoding SRPBCC domain-containing protein, with amino-acid sequence MAAKFSYDWTQFCQKIEIQASPERVFKAWTEPKTIVKWFVVKAEMEPRRNGRLQWEWLAGDKLDARIIDIKKPGKFVFPFGSKGEKVAVTIRKQRRGSLVELHQYDMKASPRDRVQMHLGCREGWAFFLSNLKAFLEHGVDLRSHDPAKSYRQGFVNS; translated from the coding sequence ATGGCTGCGAAGTTTTCATACGATTGGACTCAATTCTGCCAGAAGATCGAAATCCAGGCGTCACCGGAAAGAGTATTCAAAGCTTGGACCGAGCCAAAGACGATTGTCAAATGGTTCGTGGTCAAGGCTGAGATGGAACCACGCCGCAACGGCCGCCTGCAATGGGAATGGCTCGCCGGAGACAAGCTCGACGCGCGCATCATCGATATCAAGAAGCCGGGCAAGTTCGTTTTTCCTTTCGGCAGCAAGGGGGAAAAAGTGGCGGTCACAATTCGGAAGCAGCGGAGAGGCTCACTGGTCGAGTTGCACCAGTATGACATGAAGGCATCGCCCCGTGACCGGGTGCAGATGCACCTTGGCTGCCGCGAGGGCTGGGCGTTCTTCCTTTCAAACCTGAAGGCCTTTCTCGAACACGGAGTGGATCTGCGGAGCCACGATCCCGCCAAATCGTATCGCCAGGGATTCGTAAACAGCTGA
- a CDS encoding superoxide dismutase — protein MAHTLVKLPYAYDALEPYIDAQTMEIHHTKHHQTYVTKLDAALAGHPELEAKSAEELISNLAAIPESIRTAVRNHGGGTANHDFFWPLLAKGTTFGGPAADAIKKHFGGFDQFKSQFSTAAANLFGSGWVWLTLTKGEFEIVATANQDSPLSLGKKPIVGLDVWEHAYYLKYQNRRPEYIEAFFCVINWNRVNDLYVEASR, from the coding sequence ATGGCACACACTCTCGTTAAACTCCCGTACGCATACGACGCGCTGGAGCCGTATATCGACGCTCAAACCATGGAAATCCACCACACGAAGCATCATCAAACCTACGTCACCAAGCTCGACGCCGCCCTCGCCGGCCATCCTGAGCTGGAGGCAAAGTCAGCGGAGGAGTTGATCAGCAATCTGGCTGCAATTCCGGAGTCTATTCGCACCGCGGTCCGCAACCACGGCGGCGGTACGGCCAACCATGACTTTTTTTGGCCGCTTCTGGCAAAGGGGACGACTTTCGGTGGCCCGGCTGCCGACGCTATCAAAAAGCATTTCGGCGGTTTTGATCAGTTCAAAAGCCAATTTTCAACCGCGGCGGCAAATCTGTTTGGCAGCGGCTGGGTCTGGCTGACCTTGACTAAGGGAGAATTCGAGATCGTAGCCACGGCCAATCAGGATTCGCCCTTGTCCCTGGGCAAGAAGCCGATCGTGGGCCTGGATGTCTGGGAGCACGCCTACTATCTGAAATATCAGAACCGGCGGCCGGAGTATATCGAAGCCTTCTTCTGTGTCATTAACTGGAACAGGGTCAATGACTTATACGTCGAGGCGTCAAGGTAG
- a CDS encoding glycosyltransferase family 4 protein, whose amino-acid sequence MDLKDYRFASYCSSPAWGGLEMHVLRFLRWMSERGRQAVFYGDPATRLYREAIQAGIPAYAVVQRLRTGDVLCAAKLARIAKGDNVRWLIVHRSADYFAGALARTLSGDRLRLIYHQHMHIGKNKRDPYHRWLYRRPDAFVTPVPWLAERVLQKTSVPKERLHTIPQGIEIAPLTAGKPDESAARAKLGLPLDAIVIGLVGRLDPKKGQDIAIEALARLHQNDRRAHLLLVGEQSFAEGDAFAASVRALVNRHGLRDHVHFVSFLPEVEWAYAAMDIFVLASKSECYGMVTVEAMAAGLPVVGTNDGGTVSIIDSGRNGLLVTPRNVDELAAALMKLLDDPALASRLGRTAHEEAIVKYTHSRQCEAWERLFESLARCDV is encoded by the coding sequence ATGGATCTCAAGGACTATCGCTTCGCGTCGTACTGCTCATCGCCGGCCTGGGGCGGGCTTGAGATGCACGTATTGCGATTTCTCCGCTGGATGTCAGAGCGCGGCCGGCAGGCGGTGTTCTACGGTGACCCGGCCACCCGGCTGTACCGCGAAGCGATTCAGGCTGGAATCCCCGCTTACGCGGTGGTGCAGCGCCTTCGCACCGGCGATGTACTGTGCGCAGCAAAGCTCGCGCGAATCGCCAAGGGGGACAACGTCCGGTGGCTCATCGTGCACCGCAGCGCCGATTACTTCGCAGGCGCTTTGGCGCGGACACTGTCGGGAGACCGCCTGCGGCTCATCTATCATCAGCACATGCACATCGGCAAAAACAAAAGGGATCCCTATCACCGGTGGCTGTACCGCCGCCCCGACGCGTTCGTTACTCCGGTGCCATGGCTGGCCGAGCGGGTACTGCAAAAGACAAGCGTCCCGAAAGAACGCCTGCATACAATTCCACAGGGTATCGAAATCGCGCCCCTCACTGCAGGCAAGCCGGACGAATCAGCCGCTCGCGCAAAACTGGGATTGCCGCTCGACGCGATCGTGATCGGCCTGGTGGGGCGGCTGGACCCCAAGAAGGGCCAGGACATCGCCATCGAGGCACTCGCCCGTCTTCACCAAAACGACCGCAGGGCGCATCTGCTGCTTGTCGGCGAACAGAGCTTCGCCGAGGGAGACGCTTTTGCCGCGTCTGTTCGAGCGTTGGTAAACAGACACGGGCTTCGAGACCATGTCCATTTCGTGTCGTTTCTTCCCGAAGTCGAGTGGGCATACGCCGCGATGGACATCTTCGTGCTGGCGTCGAAATCGGAATGCTACGGCATGGTCACCGTTGAAGCGATGGCCGCCGGCTTGCCGGTGGTCGGCACGAATGACGGTGGCACGGTGAGCATTATCGATTCGGGTCGCAACGGCCTTCTGGTGACACCTCGCAATGTCGACGAACTGGCGGCGGCGCTAATGAAGCTGCTCGATGATCCGGCGTTGGCATCGCGCCTGGGGAGGACGGCGCACGAAGAAGCGATCGTCAAATACACGCACTCCCGCCAGTGCGAAGCGTGGGAGAGGTTGTTTGAGAGTTTAGCCAGATGTGACGTCTGA
- a CDS encoding FG-GAP-like repeat-containing protein: protein MNSAARLIILAAILPVVRSTSAQVPLGTTPIWSSAEQDVYSTGMIWRDCNRDGIIDVFYSNGNDIVQAANTIYIFGTSSFPASASWFSADLEYSGHCAVGDVDDNGFPDLFVSNYLGSGFGDPNRSNLYLNNTGFPHTVPDWFTPDELFSFSCALGDVDGDGDLDIAFACGEGYNQDYQQQRIYLNDEGSFGGSPYWLSSASGAALDVAWGDVDRDGDLDLAFTFDAAATAVFHNNAGAISTTPTWQAATVEPGNTLMFGDINGDDWLDLVVAYNNQLGGQGRFRVYFNDGAGSLSTTHGWQSSTGGYGSALALYDYDNDGDDDLAAGRWFQKVWVYENLGTTLTTAPVWSSALSMVAEELAWVDIDGLGVVTLADTFVVDGSTKLFYTEHSPLYEIDSVLTDGALLSEADYCYDLVSGWLSLATAPVISAVGYYRYSFHNDLAVANWDTVNLVYGNTNPPFVDIAADSTFGPIPLAVQFTDYSLNGIGWFWEFGDGATSTEQHPQHMYDMPGYFSVTVSVTTPERTYRRTFDGMISAFADTLRMSDAPLVNNRARIDLSATNYLALTEVRIPFSWAGPFNLRFDSISIVGHRTEFFDIKSIVSYVPATKSATLFLGAGNEPPLAAGSGSIVSLFFTDLGSAVSGSSPIVFTSYAGQSLWLTTYAGDYTPETSDGSVYVSCCSGRVGDANGEGGDEPTIGDVTLLIDMLFISGTQPPCLAEADVNQSGGALPSPLDVSIGDVTILIDYLFITGPELGLPACL from the coding sequence ATGAATTCCGCCGCCCGTTTGATCATCCTCGCCGCGATTCTGCCCGTTGTCCGTTCCACGTCGGCGCAAGTCCCACTCGGTACGACGCCGATATGGTCTTCCGCCGAGCAAGACGTCTACTCAACCGGCATGATCTGGCGGGACTGCAATCGCGATGGAATTATCGACGTGTTCTATTCCAACGGGAACGACATCGTCCAGGCGGCCAACACCATATATATCTTCGGTACCTCGAGCTTCCCGGCTTCGGCATCATGGTTTTCAGCCGATCTCGAGTACTCCGGGCATTGCGCGGTAGGGGATGTCGACGACAACGGCTTTCCGGATCTCTTCGTGTCCAACTATCTTGGCAGCGGCTTCGGCGATCCCAACCGCAGCAATCTGTACCTTAACAACACCGGCTTTCCGCATACCGTGCCGGACTGGTTCACACCGGATGAGCTCTTCTCATTTTCCTGCGCGCTGGGCGATGTTGACGGCGACGGCGATCTTGATATCGCTTTTGCCTGTGGCGAGGGGTACAATCAGGATTACCAGCAGCAGCGCATCTATCTAAACGATGAGGGATCATTCGGAGGAAGTCCCTACTGGCTGTCATCGGCGTCGGGGGCGGCGCTCGATGTTGCCTGGGGTGATGTTGACCGGGACGGCGATCTCGACCTGGCTTTCACGTTTGACGCCGCAGCTACCGCCGTGTTCCACAACAACGCGGGGGCTATCTCCACCACGCCCACCTGGCAAGCGGCCACGGTCGAACCCGGCAATACGCTGATGTTCGGTGACATAAACGGCGATGACTGGCTCGACCTGGTGGTAGCTTACAACAATCAACTCGGCGGACAGGGACGTTTTCGCGTGTATTTCAACGACGGTGCCGGGAGCCTGAGCACCACGCACGGCTGGCAGTCTTCCACCGGCGGTTACGGCTCGGCGCTAGCGCTATACGATTATGACAATGACGGCGACGATGACCTCGCCGCCGGGCGCTGGTTTCAAAAGGTGTGGGTGTATGAGAACCTGGGTACGACCCTTACTACGGCGCCGGTGTGGTCGTCAGCTCTTTCGATGGTGGCCGAGGAGCTGGCCTGGGTGGATATAGACGGGCTTGGGGTGGTTACGCTTGCCGATACCTTTGTGGTCGACGGTTCTACGAAGCTGTTCTACACCGAACATAGCCCTTTGTATGAAATAGACTCGGTGCTAACAGACGGCGCGCTTTTGTCCGAAGCAGATTACTGTTACGACCTTGTGTCAGGCTGGCTGTCGCTCGCGACGGCGCCGGTAATCAGCGCCGTCGGCTACTACCGGTACTCGTTCCACAATGACCTGGCGGTAGCCAACTGGGACACGGTCAATTTGGTCTATGGGAACACGAATCCGCCGTTTGTTGACATAGCCGCCGACAGCACTTTCGGGCCGATCCCGCTGGCGGTTCAGTTCACAGATTATTCTCTAAATGGCATCGGCTGGTTCTGGGAGTTCGGCGACGGCGCTACGTCGACGGAGCAACATCCCCAGCATATGTACGACATGCCGGGCTATTTTAGCGTGACGGTCAGCGTAACCACACCCGAGCGAACGTACCGTCGCACATTCGACGGCATGATCTCGGCGTTCGCCGACACGCTGCGCATGAGTGATGCCCCCCTTGTCAATAACCGGGCAAGAATCGACCTAAGCGCCACCAATTACCTGGCGCTGACTGAGGTGAGAATTCCCTTCAGTTGGGCCGGCCCGTTCAATCTCAGATTCGATTCCATTTCCATTGTGGGCCACCGGACCGAGTTTTTCGACATAAAATCTATCGTCAGCTACGTGCCCGCCACCAAGTCGGCGACCCTGTTTCTCGGGGCAGGCAATGAGCCGCCGCTTGCGGCCGGAAGCGGTTCGATTGTGTCGCTGTTTTTCACCGATCTCGGCTCGGCGGTGTCGGGCAGCAGTCCGATTGTCTTTACCAGCTATGCGGGCCAGAGTCTCTGGCTGACTACCTACGCAGGCGACTATACCCCCGAGACGAGCGACGGCAGTGTTTACGTATCGTGCTGCTCGGGTCGTGTGGGGGATGCCAACGGCGAGGGCGGAGACGAGCCGACAATCGGCGACGTCACTCTCCTCATCGATATGCTGTTCATCTCCGGGACCCAGCCCCCGTGTCTGGCCGAGGCCGACGTCAATCAATCCGGCGGGGCGTTGCCGTCGCCGCTGGATGTCTCGATCGGTGATGTCACCATCTTGATCGACTACCTGTTTATTACCGGCCCCGAGCTCGGCCTGCCGGCGTGCTTGTGA
- a CDS encoding S8 family serine peptidase, producing MRLGAADVQFADLPLSASYVSQVLALGGTVRRVSRWLNAASFDISIDRLADLAALPMVAEVRPVAVFRRPFEVGEDERPGPQGGTMSGDALDYGQSQAQIYQINVATAHAQGLTGRGVALTMTDTGYRKTHAAVAGAVAAGRVLAEYDFVMNDPNTSMEPGDSPNQWNHGTLTWSVAGGYAPGRLIGPAYGADFILCKTEDITDETQVEEDNWVAALEFADSIGTDVISTSLGYSDWYTYSDMDGRTAVITLAANTCDALGIVLVVSAGNAGYLPGTISAPADAFDILAAGAVNTSGFVASFSSRGPTFDGRIKPEVCALGVDTYGASASGDQSYAYASGTSLSAPLIAGAACLLIEARPELTARQVREALKATATRAASPDNSYGWGTIDLGKALTWPVAFSADTTRGQAPLTVTFANSSLLPASALTWDFGDGALSDDSTPAHEYADPGIYNVSLTIGTEEGQFTRTIPGMVLAHSDSLALPNIQVQAGSRVRMDVYARNFLPVNQIEVPFSWDGPLGMSFDSFSTAGLRTSYFPTQSIISIALAQKRATISLRTPNTEQEPALAPGSGPVVSLWFRVPLQFGTATNPVTFVTYGSYAPSFRADTYEYVTATTSGSIRLGCCIGIVGDVDGDGGDVPTIADVTRLVDYLFITQEPVACLTEADVNQSGGADPVSEDVSIVDATILIDYLFVTGPSLILPTCP from the coding sequence ATGCGTTTGGGCGCGGCCGACGTGCAGTTCGCCGATCTTCCCCTCTCGGCAAGCTATGTAAGTCAGGTCTTGGCACTTGGCGGCACGGTGCGCCGTGTGTCCCGTTGGCTCAACGCCGCATCTTTTGATATTTCCATAGACCGACTGGCCGACCTTGCGGCCCTTCCCATGGTGGCCGAGGTACGACCGGTGGCTGTCTTCCGACGGCCTTTCGAGGTTGGGGAGGATGAGCGCCCCGGCCCGCAAGGCGGCACGATGTCCGGGGACGCACTGGACTATGGCCAGTCCCAGGCGCAGATATACCAGATAAACGTAGCGACCGCTCATGCGCAGGGTTTGACGGGCCGGGGCGTGGCGCTCACAATGACCGATACCGGTTATCGCAAGACCCACGCGGCGGTAGCGGGCGCTGTCGCTGCGGGGCGAGTGCTCGCGGAATACGATTTCGTGATGAACGACCCGAACACTTCCATGGAACCGGGCGATTCGCCCAATCAGTGGAATCACGGCACGCTGACCTGGTCGGTGGCGGGCGGCTACGCGCCAGGGAGGCTGATTGGCCCCGCCTACGGCGCTGATTTCATTCTGTGCAAGACGGAGGATATTACCGATGAGACTCAGGTGGAGGAAGACAACTGGGTCGCCGCATTGGAGTTCGCGGACTCGATCGGGACCGATGTAATCTCCACTTCGCTCGGTTATTCCGACTGGTACACTTACTCCGACATGGACGGTCGCACGGCGGTGATTACGCTCGCGGCCAACACCTGCGACGCGCTCGGTATCGTGCTGGTGGTTTCTGCCGGCAACGCCGGGTATTTGCCTGGCACGATTTCGGCGCCCGCTGACGCGTTTGACATTCTGGCCGCCGGTGCGGTGAACACCAGTGGCTTTGTAGCGTCGTTTTCGTCGCGCGGGCCGACTTTCGACGGCCGTATCAAACCCGAGGTGTGCGCGCTGGGTGTGGATACTTACGGCGCGTCGGCATCCGGGGATCAGAGTTACGCCTACGCCAGCGGCACGTCACTGTCGGCACCTCTGATTGCCGGGGCGGCTTGCCTTTTAATCGAAGCCCGCCCTGAACTTACCGCCCGCCAGGTGCGCGAGGCGCTCAAAGCCACCGCAACGCGGGCGGCCAGTCCCGATAACTCCTACGGCTGGGGGACCATCGACCTGGGCAAGGCCCTCACCTGGCCGGTGGCGTTCTCGGCGGATACCACGCGCGGACAGGCACCGCTTACAGTCACTTTCGCGAATTCATCTTTGCTGCCGGCTTCGGCGCTGACCTGGGACTTTGGCGATGGGGCCTTGTCCGACGATTCCACCCCTGCCCATGAGTATGCTGATCCCGGGATATACAACGTTTCGCTTACCATTGGCACCGAGGAGGGTCAGTTCACTCGTACAATTCCCGGTATGGTTTTGGCCCACTCTGACTCACTGGCCCTGCCAAACATACAGGTCCAGGCCGGCTCACGCGTGCGCATGGATGTCTACGCCCGCAATTTTCTGCCGGTAAACCAGATTGAAGTCCCGTTCTCGTGGGACGGTCCACTGGGAATGTCTTTTGACTCGTTTTCCACCGCCGGCCTTAGAACGTCGTATTTCCCCACACAGAGTATCATCAGCATTGCCCTGGCCCAGAAACGGGCGACCATCTCGCTCAGAACACCCAACACGGAACAGGAGCCGGCCCTGGCGCCGGGGAGCGGTCCGGTGGTCAGTCTGTGGTTCAGGGTACCTCTTCAGTTCGGTACCGCGACCAATCCGGTTACATTTGTCACGTATGGCAGTTACGCCCCCAGTTTTCGCGCCGACACCTATGAGTACGTGACAGCGACAACATCAGGCTCGATTCGTCTTGGCTGCTGTATCGGAATTGTGGGCGATGTTGACGGCGACGGAGGGGACGTGCCGACAATTGCCGATGTGACCCGCCTGGTGGACTATCTGTTCATCACCCAGGAACCGGTCGCGTGCCTGACTGAGGCTGATGTCAACCAGTCGGGCGGGGCCGACCCGGTGTCGGAGGATGTCTCAATTGTGGATGCGACCATACTGATCGACTATTTGTTTGTCACCGGACCGTCGCTGATATTACCAACCTGTCCCTGA
- a CDS encoding transcriptional repressor: protein MTARRNTLQRKIILEEVRGSLEHPTAAEVHAEVRKRIPHISLGTVYRNLDLLSQEGLIRKLEPNGREARFDGILTPHYHLRCRVCGRIEDVLDPVTVRVDGGIDEPSGWQVLIPQVEFAGLCPDCGTGSQVSPRDNATRE from the coding sequence ATGACAGCCCGGCGCAACACCTTACAGAGGAAAATAATCCTCGAGGAGGTCCGGGGATCGCTCGAGCATCCGACCGCAGCCGAAGTGCACGCCGAGGTACGCAAGAGGATACCGCATATCAGCCTGGGTACTGTTTATCGGAACCTCGATCTCCTGAGCCAGGAAGGGCTGATACGAAAACTCGAGCCGAATGGCCGCGAGGCGAGATTCGACGGCATACTGACACCCCACTATCATCTGCGATGCCGCGTTTGCGGCCGGATTGAAGATGTACTTGATCCGGTAACCGTTCGGGTGGATGGTGGCATTGATGAACCATCGGGCTGGCAGGTATTGATACCGCAAGTTGAATTCGCAGGGCTCTGTCCCGACTGTGGGACGGGTTCCCAGGTTTCACCCAGGGACAACGCGACCAGAGAGTGA
- a CDS encoding ferritin family protein yields MFDAKQETLAKALLDAIRAEKYGHSFYLMAANSTQDSRGKEVFETLAAEELDHARFLQAHYESVLKTGKPSRSVSLGDRAELSEISPIFSDQLRARIQDAAFEMTSLSIGIQLEKDSMAYYREQAEKSPDTEMKQIFEFLSDWEAGHYRALLRQHDMLKEDYWAAGGFAPF; encoded by the coding sequence ATGTTTGACGCAAAACAGGAAACCCTGGCCAAGGCGCTGCTCGACGCAATTCGCGCCGAGAAATACGGGCACAGTTTCTACCTGATGGCCGCAAACAGCACCCAGGATTCCCGAGGCAAGGAGGTGTTCGAGACTCTCGCGGCCGAGGAACTCGATCACGCCCGCTTCCTCCAGGCGCACTACGAATCGGTGCTCAAAACCGGCAAGCCGAGCCGTAGTGTTTCGCTGGGAGACCGAGCCGAACTGTCCGAGATATCGCCGATATTTTCGGATCAGCTGCGGGCACGCATCCAGGACGCGGCCTTTGAGATGACCTCGCTGTCTATCGGCATACAGCTCGAGAAGGACTCCATGGCGTATTACCGTGAGCAGGCCGAGAAGTCTCCCGACACGGAGATGAAGCAGATCTTCGAGTTCTTGTCGGACTGGGAAGCGGGGCATTATCGCGCGCTGCTCAGGCAGCACGACATGCTCAAAGAGGACTATTGGGCAGCCGGTGGCTTTGCGCCCTTCTGA
- a CDS encoding desulfoferrodoxin, producing MATQRLQIYRCKVCGNMVDVVHAAGGTLVCCGQNMWLLKEGETDAATEKHVPKVTKIDGGFRVAVGEITHPMEEKHYIEWIELVADGKAYREFLKAGQPPEATFHVAADNVSAREFCNLHGLWKG from the coding sequence ATGGCTACCCAGAGGCTACAGATTTATAGATGCAAGGTCTGTGGAAACATGGTGGATGTGGTTCACGCAGCGGGCGGCACCCTGGTCTGCTGCGGACAGAACATGTGGCTGTTGAAGGAAGGTGAGACCGACGCCGCCACGGAGAAACATGTCCCCAAGGTCACGAAAATCGACGGGGGCTTCCGCGTGGCGGTCGGCGAGATCACCCATCCGATGGAAGAAAAGCACTACATCGAGTGGATCGAGCTTGTCGCCGACGGCAAGGCGTACCGCGAGTTTTTGAAAGCGGGACAGCCGCCCGAAGCGACCTTTCACGTGGCGGCCGATAACGTTTCCGCCCGTGAATTCTGCAACCTGCATGGACTATGGAAAGGATAA
- a CDS encoding ferritin yields MISKKMQDAFNDQIAAEFSSAHLYLSMAAYLYSIDLPGFANWMRVQYQEEVFHGMKMFDYVVERDGRAIIKTWPAPESEWKGPLDVFEAVYKHEQKVTSLIINLVEIAQAEKDHASQIFLQWYVNEQVEEEASANALIQQLKMIGDSRAALFQIDRELAQRTFSAPSETE; encoded by the coding sequence ATGATCAGCAAGAAGATGCAAGACGCATTCAACGACCAGATCGCCGCCGAGTTTTCGTCGGCGCATCTGTACCTGTCGATGGCGGCCTACCTCTACTCGATCGACCTGCCCGGTTTCGCCAACTGGATGCGGGTCCAATATCAGGAAGAGGTCTTCCACGGCATGAAAATGTTCGACTATGTAGTCGAGCGTGACGGGCGGGCGATAATCAAGACCTGGCCGGCTCCCGAGTCCGAGTGGAAAGGCCCACTTGACGTGTTCGAGGCGGTGTACAAACACGAGCAGAAAGTAACCAGCCTGATCATCAACCTGGTCGAAATCGCCCAGGCGGAGAAGGACCACGCCTCGCAGATATTCCTGCAGTGGTATGTCAACGAACAGGTCGAGGAAGAAGCCTCGGCGAACGCCCTCATCCAGCAGCTCAAGATGATCGGCGACTCGCGCGCGGCGTTGTTCCAGATCGATCGCGAACTTGCCCAGCGGACGTTTTCGGCCCCGAGCGAGACGGAATAG
- a CDS encoding DVU0298 family protein → MGSHIRKETVRELLRRRDWAALIQLSHVERGLLRTLVSFTFDPDELVRFRAVEAIGVASGALAESNEEKVRDFIRRQLWLMNDESGGLSPLAPDIIGEVLVRVSGLVDEFGPLLISYLRESPFERGTHAAIVRLSERRPDLFVSAVGDLRQSLHDSDPAVRGLAVRALSMIDPIGSAPLFDAMKDDPSEVEWYDFDRGDLIRTTLADFIGGARQGSNPTASPVHPNTRQQI, encoded by the coding sequence ATGGGGTCGCACATTCGCAAGGAAACCGTGCGGGAGCTTCTGCGCCGTCGCGATTGGGCGGCATTGATCCAGTTGTCTCACGTAGAACGCGGTTTGCTCAGGACACTTGTATCATTCACTTTTGATCCCGACGAACTGGTGCGATTTCGGGCGGTGGAGGCGATAGGTGTTGCGTCGGGAGCCCTGGCCGAATCCAACGAAGAAAAAGTGCGGGATTTCATACGCCGGCAGCTCTGGCTGATGAACGACGAATCCGGCGGATTGTCTCCCCTCGCACCGGACATAATCGGCGAAGTACTGGTGCGAGTGTCAGGATTGGTCGACGAATTCGGCCCGCTGCTGATATCTTACCTGAGAGAATCGCCGTTTGAGCGCGGCACCCATGCGGCAATCGTCCGGCTGTCTGAACGCCGACCGGACTTATTCGTCAGCGCGGTAGGCGATCTCCGCCAATCACTTCATGACTCAGATCCGGCGGTGCGCGGCCTGGCTGTGCGGGCGTTGAGTATGATCGACCCGATCGGCTCGGCGCCACTTTTCGACGCCATGAAAGACGATCCCTCTGAAGTCGAGTGGTATGATTTTGATCGGGGCGATCTGATTCGTACCACTCTTGCCGATTTTATCGGCGGGGCCAGACAGGGATCGAATCCGACCGCCAGCCCGGTGCACCCGAATACGAGACAACAGATATGA
- a CDS encoding ferritin family protein: MDVYEHAMKMEQDGRAFYLEQAGKTAEPALKRILQELANDELKHYNLFRAMRDRESADYKDAEKTTIITTAKNVFEELSERGGTIAFSNDVRKLWEFACEVEKKSETFYREKAGEMNDESQKRIWNRIADEEHRHWNTIELVIQFLERPKQWLADAEWNTLED; this comes from the coding sequence ATGGACGTTTATGAACATGCCATGAAAATGGAACAGGATGGAAGGGCCTTCTATCTCGAACAGGCCGGCAAGACTGCCGAACCTGCGCTCAAGCGGATTCTGCAGGAGCTGGCCAACGACGAGCTCAAACACTACAACCTTTTCAGGGCGATGCGCGACCGCGAGAGTGCCGATTACAAAGACGCAGAAAAGACTACTATCATAACGACTGCCAAAAACGTGTTCGAGGAATTGAGCGAACGAGGGGGAACTATCGCGTTCTCCAATGATGTTCGCAAGCTGTGGGAATTCGCCTGCGAAGTGGAAAAGAAATCGGAGACTTTCTACCGGGAAAAGGCCGGGGAGATGAATGACGAAAGCCAGAAGCGGATTTGGAATCGAATTGCCGATGAGGAACACCGCCACTGGAATACGATCGAGCTGGTGATCCAGTTCCTCGAACGGCCCAAACAGTGGCTAGCGGACGCCGAGTGGAACACCCTGGAGGATTAG